GCGGAGACGACATCCAATTATTCCGACGCTAATAATCCGTTTCACTACCACCAGGCACCAGAGGTTGGTCTGTTTTTTGTCTGGTTGTTCTTGTCGCAGCAGTCAAATCGCCACGTTACACTCACTCGTCACCCGTTCACTAACGAATATTCGAACGCATCACTAGAGCCTACGTAGCCGTACCATTCGTTCCAGCCCCGGAAACGTTACTGGCGCGACACGACCACTCGGGCGAGTTTGCAGTGAAGAAAAATCGATATCGAAGTTGGCCGTACATTGTTGTCCTGTCTATCTCGACGGTCGCTCCTTTCCCCTTTGATAAGTATTTCCGGTGGGAGAGCAAAAAAGAGAGAtcgagagagaaaacaaattaaagagaaaattaGACTGATGGGACGATGCGTGGTGAATGCGTACTGCGACTGCCGAACGCGCCCAGCTCGATTCCGGCTTTTACACAGGAGGGTGGCATTGTGGCTTGATTGCATTTCACTAATTCACCCCTTCGTGACACTATTCCACCcttaggggttttttttgctggtcgTGCAAGAATAGGACAGGGATGTCGAATGGATTGGTAAACTTGGTACGCAAGACGCGCATGCGCTCGGGTTTCCATGAGCATGGTGGTGGTTGCGTAGTACGAGCCTTGGTACACTTGTGCATCTCGTTTGCCCTCGCTTTCCCGGTTCCTTGTATTGCGTCACTCCGGTGAGACTATCGTGCACCGTTGCTGGTGTCCAGTGAGAACATATTAAGAGCAGGCGCACATCACCCGGTGCGTACTTGCGTGTGTGCAATTCGTATCGCGTAGCACCATGTGGTGCGGAGGAGGGTTGTAACGAGGGCGCAAGGTAGCCGGAAGCCACTCTCAAGGATACGCTGGTCAGCGTCGTGTGCTAATGGTAAATTAACATGCTTTATGGATGCAATCTTTTCATCACTCTTTAGGCCGATGGTCTGCGCAATGTTCTATCAATCGGTTCTAATTTGTTTGAGAAGTAAAGTTGAGTTTTCATTACCGACTTGCAATAATACATTATTAATCTAGCTACAGTTTAAGATGAAATGTAATGCATCGGGTGTTTCCGCAATtggttgaagctttttttaaatacctaCCTAATTTAGACGAATTGCTTCGTCTTCCTGTTACTATGGAAGTAGACGTAGCAAACAGTTTTGTTTAAGCTACGGGCGTCATAAAAGTTTCCAATGTACTTAAGCACCTCTACAGGCAAATGGATGTGTTATATTTGAAATCTTGTTCAGAATAAGATCTGAAGCTAAATATGCTATCTTTAACCGTAAGTAACACTTAACGTTAAACGCAATTAGAGAAATACAGGATTTAGTATGACTGACCAAAACGGAAAGGATATCTCGTATTCCAAACAAACCAATCACCGAAACGATACAACGCTGCCCTCTGGTGTTCGATCTCTGAACACACCAATGACAACACATTTTGACAGTGCAttcgtttgtttacaattccAAAGGCTTTTGCTTTGCCTTTTATCGCCCGTGAAGACGCtaacaaaaagcaaatttgTGGGAAAAATGGTCGAAGAAACTGTTCCGGTGGCAAAAACGAAGGTAAGAAATTATTAGCCAGTGTCGCCATACATTACAGGTGCTTATATTGTTTCTCGCTAGACGAAAACTGCACGTCCCAAACCGGTGTACATGTGGACCGTCGCCGATACGCTGAAATGGTTGCGAAGACACTGCAACGAACGATGCGCACAATATCAGGAACTGTTTCAGCGCGTAAGTTAAAGAAACCGTCCGCACGTATTACCGGCGCGAAAGTAAACAGCAGTTTCTCGTTCCTGTTTAGCATGAGATAACGGGTCGAGCGTTGTTACGAATAACAGACGAGCTGACACTGCACCGGATGGGCATCCACGACGAGAAGGACCGGGACGATATTCTGCGCGAAATCATCAAGCAAAGGCTGAAGACGGACATCATGGAGATACGTGATATGGAGCTGATGAACAATGTGTACCAGAACTGTTACTAGAAAGTATGTGCGAAAatgtttttgcatgttttattaGTATCATATCGTACTTTCCGCTGGCAATTGTGTATTGCATAAAGCGTTTGAAAAAGAATCTGTACTAAAGGGAATGTTCGAAGATAATAAAACTCCGGTATAAATAATAAGCAAATTGAAAAAGGAACCAATTTATAGAATGATCACCCTTTCGTTCGTTCTACGGATCGTCAGCATCACTGATAATTTCCGTTTTCAGTGGATCCTCTGTACCGCTACCGGTCGGTTGGTTGTGCTGTGCTGAGTTGCGCGTCATCATGCGACGTTTCTTCGGTAAGGACACGTCCGATGTGGACGATGGTTTCGCGGAGGATGGTGCCGGTGTGAGAGGAGGTGGTACGGAGGAAGGTTCGGACCGTTTCGAACCCGTGGTGGGTTCCTTCGTCTCGTTTCCACTGTCCGTTGCCGGTGCTTTCGTGGTTGACGTCGGTGAAGCAACCCTTGACGGGGGTAATGACGGTGATAAGGCCGATGATGAAATTTCACGCCCCTCTACAACAGTACAGCTATCGGTAGCGATCGGCGGTGGTGTTTTAACATCTTCCGTACGCTTCGTTTGCAGCTCAACCGGTTTGCTGCTGGGTTGCGGTTCGTGCTGCGTTTCTTTCAGTTGCTGTGTTTCTTTCCGCTGGTGTTGTAGCATACCGGTGAAGAAGGTGCTCATGTTGCGCACCATACCGACGAGTGAACCGCCGAACTGTTTTTCAAACTCCAGCCGCTCCTTTTCCAGTGCCAAACGTTGCTGATTGAGGGCCAGATTTTCACGCTGTATTGAAACGAGCTGCGTGAGAAGGGTACGGAATCCTGCCGATTGGCCACCATTTGCTGAACGTGCACCGCTGGTCCCTTGCTTGACCGGTTCGCCCACTTTCTTTGGTACGTTAACGGTCGGTATGGTGACGATCGGTGATTGGCCAGTTACCGAGAGCGGTATCTTGGAGTGATGTACGGGCGCAGGGATAAGCTTTGGCATGGTGGTGGTTGCTTCCGACGCGGGCGTTAGTATCTGTTGGGTTGTTCCATCCTTTGCGACGGTGTTTACTAGCAGTAGCTTCATCGGACCCGTCCCTACAGCGGGGCCAGACCCACTACCAGGCTTTCCGGCCGTAGCAACCATAGTCGTGCCACCAGTACCGACGCCTTTTGCGATGCTTACCGTAGGTTGCGTGTAGATCTGTATCGGAGTGGTCAAGCTAGACGCAACTGATGACGGTTGCTTCATCAGTAGATTCGTCGGTACGACGGATATCTTCCCGGTGGTCGGTATACTCGTGGAAGTTCCACCCGTTGCCGTGATAGTGGTACCATTGCCCGATGTGATTGTTTCGATCACAAGCCCGCTCGTGTTGGCGGGTTTTGCTGCTGAACTGTTCGTCGATTTTGACCCACCTGGAGTGGAGGTGGTTTTGGTGGCATGTGCTTTCTGAAGCAACTCATCCAATCCGTCATTAAATTCACTGCAAAAGAGGATATAAAACGTACCATAAGAACAAACGAAGCACACAGTATTGGTTCGCAAAGGAAGTTCTCTGCTACTTACTTTTCCACATCGAAATCACTACCTTCAtcgtcgtcctcctcctcttcctcctcgtcATCTTCTTCGTCCTCTTCTTCATCGTCATCTTCTTCCGTTTGTTTACGGTCACGTTTTCCGTTCGTGAcacttttgccatttttgctaCCACTACTACCAATACCACCATTCCTAGTGCCACGCAATGTACGCTGCTGACTCGGAACCGCTGGTGAATCTTCTGGGAACTTTGCATCGATGGTAAGCAAATCTTCCGCCCGTATCTCCGTTGGTtcgtaatcatcatcatcatcgctcaTCACTTCCAGCTTCACCGGGAACTGGGGTAACGATTCCTTTGCACCATCGTCCTGGTCGTTCTCCTCCTTGCTCGACTGCGCCATCTcatcttgctgctgctgctgctgctgttggtgctgcttCGTTTGTTGCTGCATGTGCAACCGATGCGCATTACCAAACACCGGCCGGCTAATGATTTCATCCATCTCGGCGTAATGGCGCCAAGTCGTCTGATTAATGATACCCGCCGCCATATCCTTCTTGATGCGATTGTAGAAACATTTGAGATTTTTGATGCGCGTATTTATTTCCTCCGTCGACCGATTGTACCCGTGGTCACGCATCTTCCGTGCCAGCTCCGCTATCACCGGATGCTTCTTGTGCGTGGTGATGAGAGTTTTCTGTACGACCGGGTCACCCCACAGCGCAATCAGCAGCTTCGTTTCGTCATAGTCAAAGTTTGGATTGCGGCTGTTGATCCGTCGACCGCACAGGCTGCTGTTGAGAATTTTGTTCGTCGAGATCCAGGGTTCCCGTGTGCTGCACGATGACGAATCGGTACCATCGCTCGGTGCACGCTGCTTTTGGCTTATCCGACCGCTAGCTAACCGGATGCTTGCACTCTCCGTACCGGCGCCCGAAGTCGATGTAGTCGTCATACTGTTTTCGTGCTTAAATAATTACTTTACTTTGTAAtgtttgtctctttttttAGGTTGCTTCACACAGCCAAAAAGCCAAAACATCCACTGCAGAACCACGAAGCTGCTTACGTCAAGCGCGGGCGTGCACACAAAGGCACACGCAGCAGCAGTACGGTTGGGCGCACGTtttcgaaagcttttttttccggGGGGTGGAATATTGGTTTGCGGAATGACGTGTGTTAGCCCTTCGGTGCtagcaagcaaacaaaaaaaaacagttcccaAATGCGCGCTTAGACACGGAACCACCGTAAAGAATTGTCAGCGGGAGAGAAAATCAATACTTGTCCCATCGGTCACACGGAGACAGCTCGCTTAGGACACTGCCGTTTGTTACGCAGACTTTTCACTCCACACTCCCCGATTCGATTCACTTGCGCGTACGAACGATTACACTCTTGCCGTCTCTTGCTCGGCAGGCAGCAGTAACGCAACGGAAAAACGGTTTCGGGATCCTGTCGATGAAagcgccacacacacactgtctGAACTAGAGCCGCGTCCTGGTCGCAGTAGCTCGAACCGCTCAGCTGACTtgattttccccttttcgCCAGAACGTGCCCCGTCGTTGGGTTTAcacagagcgagagagagagagagactgaGATGAAGGTAGTTAAGGGCGGCAGCGGGAACGGGAACGATACAGATGCGATGAATATCCTTTTTGCAGTAGCCTTTGCCGGTTGCTTAGCCACCCTATTTAACATCCGTATTGACGGGGTtccagtttcttttttttttttaagggcgagattttttttaagacaATTTGGCCAACAACTTTCGCTtgcttttctctcttttctcttctttgcGCAAGTCGTTTTCGAAGGCTTCACTGGATGATTATTGGAAGGTACTTAATAAAAATGTCGTTTGAATGTATCACAGCGAAGgataaataatcttttttttttgtaaaaagtttctttttatattgttttatttgtagtacaaagcagaaaaaaaacattactaaTCTCCACAATTTTTGCTCCAGCTCTGTGCTGCTTTCCGAGCGATATACGCCTTGCTTTCTCTCGATGCCACACGCAAACGGCACATGCGCATGGAAAGCGATGAAACGAAGggccatccatccatcccacCACTCGGTACAGCACACGAGGGTAGAAACGCAAATCTGTCCAACATCGGTGAGCAAGGCTCTGTACTCCCCCTTTTTATTCCTCAACCTGAGCTAAGCATAATCGAAGCAGTCTGCTGCAGTCGGCTGAGCGTCGGTTGCAGAACAGCAGAGCgacggaaaaaaataaaagagaaacgcacacacataagCAGGGTCGGGTTGCTTCGATCGATAAACGCGTTCAGTGCCAGTTCAGTTGGGTAGTAGTGGCTCAATTTTattatgctgctgttgctgcttttgttttccaccctTCTTGATGCTGTTGTGCCCTTCCTTAGCAACCCCAATACATATGCACACGAGGACGgctagtttttcctttttttcccacaAGGACGAACATAAGGTTGGGTAAATTGATTCGCTTATGGTAAGGGATTTACCGACCGTAGGACATGGCTTTATCATTAATCTTGCTTGAGATGTTGCTTAAAATCtggttctttttctctctttcgtgAAACCACGCTTTCGTTTGTGGCAAATTATATTAAGCATTAAGTTACCTTACTTCCAAACAAATCTTTTTAATgggtttaattttatgttattttttatttttccaatttttattcTGAATGTGCTTTgttctttaattttcttaagtAAAGACCTTTATGGAAAGCAATGAAATGTTAAATTATTCTCTTCGCTCTGACGCTTAACTATAAAATATTGCGAAAACCAGACAAGTTTTTCTGGCCAGGATTAAAAtacatgaaattaattaaatataagcTTCACGACAAATTATTCTGAAGAGTAAAATTTGTTACTTGAAtaacttaaaaatataatttttgaaattcttttatcattacaataattttattatttagtaAATTATATTGTTAGAATTGTATAAGATTCGACTTAAGtgaagaatcttttttttttctcattctgcTAGCCCtctttaatttactttaccCATACAGATTGCAGGGTGTAGTAGTGTTGGAAGAATTGGTGTATGGCTTCCTATTGTGTTTGACCGGTTTAAGCAATCCAAAACCAACCCCAGTTTTGAACATAATCGTGTCACGAATCGCTCTTTTAAGCGTCCCTACTTTACGAGGGTTAGAATTCAACTTGCTTTATCTAATCGTAGCCAATGCGTCGTTGGTTTACATATCagtgaatgaaataaaaatcaaatattaatGTAGGTATAAGAGGAATTTGTGtagcaaatttattgaaaaaaaaaactcaaatgctttgttttaatataagcTTAAAAAACTCTAAGTATAAATTTTAAGCTTAAGCTGAAATAAGCTGGAAAGTGATGAGTCATGCACAGTGAATTCACCCTCGAATATGCTGTAGCATAGTTAAACCTGCTGATGCAAAAGGGTTTGCTCAAGGGAGGTCCGCTTTTGTCGCAGGTTTGTCACGCTGGCGTTTTGCCATCCTGCCTTACACCACGCAAGACTGCTGTTGCGCAGTATGTACTTGCGCAGAAACGACCAAAATCGATAAATGTGTAAAACGCACCATATTGCCGAGGGTGACCAACATTAACGCTTGTAACAAATGTGTAATATGtttgtcgcttttttttatttacctttttgtattttttttaacttaagcccagtgaatgtttttttatgcttcttgtTTTATTCTACAACTGttgtttgtaattattttttgataaaatatccATCGAAAgacaattattttaataaaaaaaatatttattgacCGCGTTGTTTGCTCGTTCTTGctcttgcttcttttttttttatttcgcttaataacgttaattaattttactatAATGTAGGTATCTTCTACATGTTTACGCTATTTgaagcttaaaaaaataatttcctccACCTCACGGAGGTGCGCCTGCGTATTCCTTCCACTGCCGGTGACGTCATCTTCGTTCCCAAGGACGCTAAGTTccttttgttcgcttttctccttttctctctcagtctctctttcttttcagCTCTCTAAAGCTAAAACCGAAAAGCGCATGGCAAGGAAACAAATGTGCGCATTTAATTGAACATACTTTAAAAACAGTTATCAGTTTAGCTTTATTACAAaaagtttattgtttatgttttgtttgctcaaaACGTTTGcatttgctactgttttgtgcAGGTCATCGACTGACATCGACCTTCTGCGCATGATTCCTTCTGCACCGAGCAGAGTAGGCTGCGGTTGCCGTCTCATCCGTCCTGGATGAGGGAATTGCGTTTACtgcatatgtatgtgtgcttgCATATGTGtaggtttttggtttgttgcacGTTTCCATCCCAACGCTCAATAcacgtttctgtttttttttgctgttcgagACTTTTTGGGGCACGTGTCATAAGATGCTGTCTCAAACTAAAAAGTGTTCCTAGTTGAGCGCATTGTTGACATAATAGTGTTAATGTACGGGAAACCCGACTTAAGTTGCATTCGACAGTAGTCGATCCATTTTCTCACGGATAATTTGTCTAATGAATAGTTCTCGATTTTCTTAAATCGTTAATCGTTTATCTAATAACTCATAACAATAtcaaaaatgcaattaaacaaattataattaaaatttaatcacGAAATAAACCAAACAGTATAAACATAATCACAATAgtaagataaatatttaagtACCAtgtataatataataataagaacgactttatttattaagattttcttctcaaagaaaaatgttatccTCGCACAAGgacaatttttcttctcaacGACACGCTAGCGCCATCTAGTGGTCGGTACCCATAAAGTATTCTCGCAACGCGAGCTTTCTGTGTGCTTTGGAAATATGTGACCGTGAAACTTCTGGTAAACGATTAAAATGTTTCGAatcaaaaatacaaacaaatacaaaaccatGGGaaatttatcgaaaaaaaaaacacaaaaagagtgaaaagcTCTGGAAAACTGCTGAAAGAATCTGTGAAAAAACTCGCTACGAGCATCGCAGAAACTTGTTGCAAGgcttcgaaaaaaaagtcacaaaaCATACTGATGAATCCATGGTAATCAGTGGAAAAAGAAAGTCCATCTAACAATCGCTGGAAAGCTGCAGGATACGGGAAATTGTCGTGACAAACTGCAGGAAGACTCACTGGAAAATCCTTGGAAAGTGCTTCGTCAATCCTGGATTATTGTGTGAAATCGCTAGAAAAATCGGTAGCAGAAATATAGGaagaaatttttgtaaaattcataaaatggCGCTTGTTGTGCAAAATTGATGTAACAATACGTAGAATTTAATATGCAAAAATACCTACATGAAAATTGCTAGAAATACCTTGGAACATTATGAATAATCCTGAGGATATTAAATGGAAATTCCATGAAAATAGGACAACTTTTGTTAATTTGGATAGATGGAGTACTATGAACTATCAATGCTATTACATACATTCTCaaagtttgaatttatttggaGTGAATTCTCAAATCTACTAAAGGATTAGTTCGgattcaaaataattaaaaataaataaataaagaaaatatattatatCTAAGAATCATAAGTAATGACATcatgaaaagaaatgaacCCAGACACTCGATTTtggtttcacttttatttatatttaacagTAATATCTTTGCACTTTTGCACTATAGTGCCAGTAAAAATCTGCTGCTGAAGTCtactaacaaaaataaaaaggcattTGTCTACATCTTTACATCCTCTGTTAGACTGAACGGGATGCTGTTTAGtgtgttgctgtgtgtgtgtaatttttttgctgtgtgtgtgttgtgttgtgttgcgtATGGCGTTTAGAGAAGAAAGTGTGTCACGGTACGGTGTATTCCACGCCAACACTCTTCCACCACCAGGATGCATTGCATATGTCCCCAAGTGGTAGAAGGATGTCGTGTTGTGGGGTTGAAAAAGAAAGATCGCGTTGGTGAGATATCTCACTCACTGCACTAAACACGTGGACAGAGTACCACCGCGAATGTGCG
The DNA window shown above is from Anopheles funestus chromosome 3RL, idAnoFuneDA-416_04, whole genome shotgun sequence and carries:
- the LOC125772304 gene encoding protein aveugle yields the protein MVEETVPVAKTKTKTARPKPVYMWTVADTLKWLRRHCNERCAQYQELFQRHEITGRALLRITDELTLHRMGIHDEKDRDDILREIIKQRLKTDIMEIRDMELMNNVYQNCY
- the LOC125772302 gene encoding histone-lysine N-methyltransferase SETD1A-like → MTTTSTSGAGTESASIRLASGRISQKQRAPSDGTDSSSCSTREPWISTNKILNSSLCGRRINSRNPNFDYDETKLLIALWGDPVVQKTLITTHKKHPVIAELARKMRDHGYNRSTEEINTRIKNLKCFYNRIKKDMAAGIINQTTWRHYAEMDEIISRPVFGNAHRLHMQQQTKQHQQQQQQQQDEMAQSSKEENDQDDGAKESLPQFPVKLEVMSDDDDDYEPTEIRAEDLLTIDAKFPEDSPAVPSQQRTLRGTRNGGIGSSGSKNGKSVTNGKRDRKQTEEDDDEEEDEEDDEEEEEEDDDEGSDFDVENEFNDGLDELLQKAHATKTTSTPGGSKSTNSSAAKPANTSGLVIETITSGNGTTITATGGTSTSIPTTGKISVVPTNLLMKQPSSVASSLTTPIQIYTQPTVSIAKGVGTGGTTMVATAGKPGSGSGPAVGTGPMKLLLVNTVAKDGTTQQILTPASEATTTMPKLIPAPVHHSKIPLSVTGQSPIVTIPTVNVPKKVGEPVKQGTSGARSANGGQSAGFRTLLTQLVSIQRENLALNQQRLALEKERLEFEKQFGGSLVGMVRNMSTFFTGMLQHQRKETQQLKETQHEPQPSSKPVELQTKRTEDVKTPPPIATDSCTVVEGREISSSALSPSLPPSRVASPTSTTKAPATDSGNETKEPTTGSKRSEPSSVPPPLTPAPSSAKPSSTSDVSLPKKRRMMTRNSAQHNQPTGSGTEDPLKTEIISDADDP